Below is a window of Desmonostoc muscorum LEGE 12446 DNA.
AAAATTCAAACTGCGATCGCCGAATTGCCAGAAGAAGACCCAATTCGAGTTGCCGCAACTGCAAATAGCAAGGCACTTGGTAACACTTTTAAAGACATTACCAAATACTTCATGCGCCGTCAAATCGTCGAAGATAACGTCCGCGTTGATGGTCGCAAACTCGATGAAGTACGTCCGGTTTCTTGTCAAGTTGACCTTTTACCGAAGCGTGTCCACGGTAGCGGTTTATTTAATCGGGGTTTAACCCAGGTATTATCTGCTTGTACCCTTGGTACACCAGGAGACGCCCAAAACCTCAACGACGATTTGCAAATAGATCAACACAAGCGTTATTTGCACCATTACAACTTCCCGCCTTTCTCAGTTGGGGAAACCAAACCCCTACGTGCGCCGGGAAGACGTGAAATCGGTCACGGTGCCTTAGCGGAGCGATCGCTGTTGCCTGTACTACCAACAAAAGAACAATTCCCTTACGTGATTCGCGTCGTATCGGAAGTACTTTCCTCCAACGGTTCCACCTCAATGGGTTCCGTGTGTGGTTCCACCCTCGCCCTCATGGATGCTGGTGTGCCAATTATCAAACCAGTCAGTGGCGCGGCAATGGGTTTGATTAAGGAAGGAGACGAAGTGCGTGTCCTCACTGACATTCAAGGCATTGAAGACTTTTTGGGCGACATGGACTTTAAAGTTGCTGGGACAGACACCGGGATTACCGCCCTGCAAATGGATATGAAAATCTCCGGTTTGTCTTTAGACGTTATTGCCCAAGCCGTCCACCAAGCTAAATCAGCCCGGTTGCACATTCTGGAAAAAATGCTCGCTTGCATTAGTGAACCGCGCACAGAAACTTCACCCTATGCCCCACGTCTGTTAACAATCAAAATTGATTCAGACATGATTGGTCTAGTCATTGGCCCTGGAGGGAAGACTATTAAGGGGATCACAGAGGAAACTGGTGCAAAAATTGACATCGAAGATGATGGCACTGTAACAATTTCCGCTGTGGATGAGAGCAAGGCCAAGAAAGCTAGGAACATCATCCAAGGCATGACCCGCAAACTGCACGAAGGGGATGTCTACGTAGGGCGAGTAACTAGGATTATACCAATAGGTGCATTTGTCGAATTTCTGCCTGGAAAAGAAGGCATGATTCACATTTCTCAACTAGCCGACTACCGCGTTGGCAAAGTTGAGGATGAAGTCGCAGTGGGCGATGAAGTGATTATCAAAGTGCGCGAAATTGATAACAAAGGCCGGATTAATCTCACACGCTTGGGTATCCACCCAGATCAAGCAGCAGCAGCCAGGGAAGCTGCGGCGCTAAATCGTTAAATCGATTTGGGATTTTAGATCGATCAAATCTAAAATCCGCGATGCCTACTGTGAAGGCATCGCCGTATGCTTCTCTAACTATCAAAACAAAAAACTAGTTTTGGTTTGGCGATCGCTATCCAACTTACTAGCGCCTCTTATTTTTAACTTAACTGCAAGTAAAACTCTACAAATAAAGCTAGCTAATGACGTTTATTATTTGTCATTTGTTATTTATGCTTGGTAAGGTTTTCAACAGTCTTTACTTTTAGTAATATAGTTTTGTTTATTCTCACTTACTGAATTATCGCTATTTAATTACTCTGAGTAAAAAAAATCAGTCAACTTTATAGGGAGCATCCCAATTTTGCCAAAAGGTACAGGACTGACACAAAAACCCTGTACAAACCTCTTTCCTTGGCGCTCTTCTCTAACGAGACGCTACGCGATGGCGTCCTTGGCGGTTCGTTATTTCATTATTGTTTTAAGCCAAAATTCCGTATAAAAATAAACTTGCACATTTGGGATGCTCCCACTTTATAAACATTAGACAGCTATTTTGTTTGTAGCTTTATTTGATATGATTATGGTGCAATCGCCTCTCTTGCCCAAAATTATTGCTTAGCAAGGGTAATTATTTTTCTCCGAGAAAAGAAATAAAAATTGTTATTGCCTTATAATTGAATTATTGAAGAAATATTAAATTAGTTAAACGTGCCAAAAACAACACTAATCCGATTGACTTTTAGTAGATAAACAATTATTAACCTATTTGAAAATAAGACTTGCTATTGAATTCTAAATCTGCAATATTTAAGGATTAAATGTAGAAATCAATACATTAGCATAATGTTAACAACATCTCTAAAAATTCTGAATGAGCATTATCAAACTCTGAACAATGAGGGGCAAGATGTCATTCAAGGATTAACTCGAACCCCAAAAAGCTTACCCCCAAAATATTTTTACGACGATCGCGGTTCAGAATTGTTTGAACAAATATGTGAATTACCAGAATATTATCCAACACGAACAGAAGCATCTATTTTGCGCCAATATGCCGATGAAATTGCTCAGATAACAGGTGTTTGTGAACTTGTAGAATTAGGCAGTGGTAGTTCCACAAAAACTCTATTTTTGTTAGATGCTTACGAAAGACTTGCTAGTTACTGTAGATATATACCGATTGATGTTAGTCGGGGAATTGTTCAATCTAGTGTGCTAAAGCTACAACAAAAATATCCAGCTTTCTTTATCGAGGGATTAATTGGAACCTACGAACAAGCCTTAGCAAAACTAGAATCAACTTTTGCATCATCACGGATGATTTTTTTCTTGGGCAGTTCTCTGGGTAATTTTAATCCCCAAGAATGTAATATATTTTTAAGAAAAATTGCTAAAACTTTACAACCAGGTGATTACTTTTTGTTGGGGATTGATTTACAAAAACCCAAGGAGATTTTAGAGCCAGCTTATAACGATAGTCAAGGAGTAACGGCTGCTTTCAACTTGAATATGCTTTCCCATTTAAATTGGCGTTTTCAAGGCAATTTTGACCTCCATTTATTCACTCATCAAGCTATTTATAATCAAGCTGATGCTCAAATTGAGATGTATCTGCATTGCCAAAAGAGTCATCAAGTATCTCTAGAAGCGCTAGGTTTAGAAGTTTTCTTTGCAGATGGAGAAAGCATTCTCACCGAAATTTCGCGCAAGTTTGATTTAGCAAATATGCAAAAACAACTGGAGGCACACGGACTTAAAACTTTAAAAATTTGGACAGATCCCAAGCAGTGGTTTGGATTAATTCTTTGTCAAGCTTAAATCTTGCTTCCTCAAAGTTTAATCCAATAGAGAACTCTGAAACTAGCTCTCCTGAAAAAACGGCACAACTGTCATCAAAGTACTCCTTAAAAAAAGAGTCAAAATTAAGAATTTTTATTGTTCAGAACTTTGACTACCAACAAAAGGATTTTGAAAGGATTTTGAAAAAAATTTCTTAGCTCGACTTTATCCATTTTTTGGCAACGCTAAAGCTAAAGAATTAAAGTGGGGGATTAATTTAATTCTCAAAATTGATGGAATTTGAGCGCGGCAAACAGGCATAATTTGTGCTGCTATTCAGGAAATGCCAAAATCTATTCCAGGCTTTTCTCCATCATGTACAGTGCGGTTTAAAAAAATTGAAGAAAATGCGCGTGTTATTGAACTTATGGCATTTGTGAATGATGATAATCTCTACTTTGAGGCTGAGAAAAACTTAAATCTAGCAATATTAGAATTGCTGGAGCAAGAAGAAATTGATTTCCTATATGTGAAATTAGAAACCAGCCCAGAAAAATTTCAAAAAAATATCCCAGCACACAATAATTGAAATGATTCCTTGATAGTACAGAGCAACCTGATTTATCCGTGGAATCAACCCAAAATGCAAAATCTCAAATTGTTTGACACCATGATTAGTCTGCAATCTGCTAAACCTCCAAAACTTGATAGTTGCAATTCTCAAGTCATCCTCGATTACTTTGAGAATGCTTGGCAACTAGAAGATACTCTGATGCAAAGTCTGGTTGGAGAAGATACATTTTATCTCAATCCCGACCCTCTGAGAAATCCTCTGATTTTTTATCTGGGACATTCGGCTGTTTTCTACATCAATAAATTAATTAGTGTTGGATTATTAGAAAAACGCCTAAATCCCGACTATGAAATTTTGTTTGAAATTGGAGTCGATCCAGAAAAACCAGAGCAATTGAATGCAGCGATCGCTCATTTGAATTGGCCACAAGTTGCCGAAACTTGGGAGTATCGCCAACAAGCATATTCTGTAATTTCCGAAGTAATTAAAACAACCCCAATTACTCTGCCAATCCATCCTCATCATTCCCTTTGGGCATTAATGATGGGAATTGAACACCAGCGTATTCACATTGAAACTTCTTCGATGTTAATTCGCCAACTACCAATTGCAAGAGTCAAACGTCCCCCAAACTGGAAATATGCTGCTTTTAATGGTTACACTCCTGGGAATGAAATGATCGAAGTTCCGGGAGGGGTAGTAAAACTCGGCAAAGCCTTAGACGATCCGACTTATGGATGGGATATTGATTATGGCGATCGCACTGTGGAAGTTCAATCCTTTTTAGCCAGTAAATATCTCATTACCAATGGCGAATTTCTCTATTTTGTCAAGGCTGGTGGCTACGAAAATCAAGACTATTGGGATGAAGAATCTTGGGATTGGAAAATTCAAAATAATATCACACATCCAAAATTTTGGCTCCCTGAAAATGGGAATTACAAATATCGAGCCATGTTTAATGAAATGGAATTGCCGCTAGATTGGCCTGTCGAAGTCAATCACTATGAAGCAATGGCCTATTGTCGTTGGCAAGGAAAAGATACTCGGTTGATGAGTGAATCAGAATACCATTTAGCAACTTATAGCAACAGTTTATCAGAAGATATAGATAATTACAATCTCAATTTAAAACTTGGCTCACCTAGTCCCGTGGGAATGTTAGAAAGAGGCAAAAATAAGTCTGGATTGTATGATTTGCGAGGCAATGTTTGGGAATGGTTGAGCGATAACTTAAATCCCCTTTCCGGATATAAACCTCATTTTCTCTACGAAGAGAATTCTGCTATATTTTTTGACACTAAACATTATATGATGTTAGGAGGTTGTTGGATAACTAACGGTACAGAAGCTTTAAAATATTATCGCAATTGGTTCCGTCCCAATTTTTATCAACACGCCGGTTTTAGAATTGTTAAAAATATCAAGCATTAACACCAACATGATGTTTTACACAAATAATTTGTGCAGAATACTAATAGTTACAGGCATAGCGGTTTTTACATCCTCCATTTATCCCTGTAATGCTCAGGCTCAATCTTTAACTGAGAAACAAAACATATTACTAGCCCAAAATCTAGGGGGAATAGTACGAAAAATTCCCCTAGAAGAAGTACCAACACCGGCTATGTCTGCTGCCAAAACAGTTACCAATGCTGAATTCAACCAAGCCCGAATTGAAATGAAGTCAGATGGTTCATTAATATATATACTCAGGTGAAAGAATCAACAAGGCTTTGAAGTTGAAGCACAAGTTACTCCTAATGGGACTATTACACAAGTTGACGAGCAAATAGACGCCAGTGGAGTTCCGGAAATTGCTGTGAAATCTTTTAAACGATGGGCACCAAATGACCAATTAGTCAGCATTTGGCGGAGTACCCGTCTGGGAGAATTTTATTATCAATTTGTCATTCAGGATTTTTGGTTAGAAGTTGCTCCTGATGGCAATGGCGATCGCCATATTGCTAAAAATTTGTAGTTTCAAGATAGTCGAACGCTCAAATCAGGGATTTTACATTGTCAATATTACAACTAAGGGACTTCCAGAAAATAAATTATCCCAAATTATTTGTACATTTTTCGGGTAGCACAGCTGTGCTACCCTACTATGGAATATTTTTTTCGTTGGAAGTCCCTAAGTAGAAAAATAGTTTTCTGATTTGAGATCAAACTCAAAAGCCTATCATCATTCTGATTAAAAATACTACAAGACATTTATGATGAAACCAAATCCTATTCCCCCACAACCCGGTCAAGAATCAGTCTGGGATTATCCGCGTCCGGCTGTTTTAGAAGATACTAATAAACATCTGCGGGTAATTTGTAATGGTATTGTTTTGGCAGAAACCAACAAAGGTAAAAGAGTTTTAGAAACAAGTCATCCTCCTAGCTATTACTTTCCCGCTGAAGACATTAAACTAGAACATCTCATCGAAACGCCGAAAAAAGGTTTGTGTGAATGGAAAGGTCTATATGAATATTATGATGTCAAAGTTGGTGATAAGTATTTAAAATATGCTGCTTGGCGATATTTTGACCCCACTCCTGATTTTGTTTACATTGAAAATTTCTATGGTTTTATTGCCAATTTAATGGATGCTTGCTATGTCAATGATGAGCTAGTAACACCTCAACCTGGTGATTTTTACGGAGGATGGATTACTGCTGATATTGTCGGGCCATTTAAAGGTAGTCCTGGAACAATGTGGTGGTAATCCCAATACCAAAAATGTTTTAGTTTTAATCAAAAATCTCAATTCATATTGCAAATGGAGCAACGCCAAAAATTAGAACCAATACTTGGGATATGTTCTTTCCTGTGCCAGATTATTGAATACCACAGCACAGAGTACCAAAATTATCGAACCTTCTAGGGCAGGAGTTAAAAGAAATTGCCAGGATGCTTTCGTCATCATCACAACTAATGCAACTGCTCCCGAAGGAGGGTGTAAAGTTGCAGTAAGTTGCATCATACCAATGGCAGTAGCTACTGCCATTCCCATTGCCCAAGGTTCTGAACCGAAAAAATGCAGAATAGTCAGGCTTACTAATGCCGCCACAAGATTACCACCAATTACATTCCGGGGTTGGGCTAAAGGACTGTCAGGTATACCAAAGATTAATACGCTAGTAGCGCCAAAGGGAGCCATCAGCAAAGGAGAATTAGTTTTTACAGAAAGGTAAGCCGTTGCTGCTATTCCAATAAAACTACCGCACCAACTCCAAAAGATGTGTCTGTGGTGGGGTCTATCTAAACAAAATGAACGCCTAGTTCCACGTATTTTAAAGCAATAGTTTTTCAATTTCTGCTGAACATTTTGATAATTCAACCTGGCTAGATAGGTTGAATAAATCCGCCCTTTGGGTAAATAATCTTTCATAATTCTCCAGAGTAATTACAAACAACAGTCCTCAACACCAGAAGATTTCCTGTATTTACTGCCTTAGCTAAAAAAATACCGAAATTATGTCAAGAAACGGAATTTTAAATTAGATTTATCAACTAAGATCCCCGTTTGATGAACAAAATGTTTCAACCATAAATCAATACGGTTCAGTTAAGGAAATTTATCGGTTGAGGTAGGCAGGGGGAGCAGGGGATGCAGGGGGAGAAAAAAAGGCTTATCTGAACCGTATTGAACCATAAATCAGCATTTTTATCAGTAAAAAATTCAAATTCATTGATTTAAAAAGTTTGGTTTCTAGAATATGTCATAATTTCATGACATATAAGTTCCACAATATCCTTTGAACCTGACCAAGGAAATACAAAACTTATATAAATAACTAATAATTCTTATAAGATTTCTTTATGCAGTATTGAAAGTGGCTCATCAAATCCTTAGCGTAACTTTCAGGAACCGATTACTGTCATTCGTACTGTAGTCCAAGATCCCTGGACGACAGAAACCGCTGAAGGTTCGTTTATCTATGTCCTAGAAGGAATAATTCGTGAATCTATTTTAAAGGTGATTGACGACATTCAAGATGAAATAGAGTAGCATTTTGGCTGGGAAAATTTACGATGATTGCAGCAGCGATCGCCTTTACTGATTTAATTTTAGTAGGAGCGATCGCTGCTTTTTACGAGTGAGTTTTGTAACTCAATCTCAATTACTAGACGACTTGATCGTGCGATCTTCAAAATAAGATACAGGGAACATAATTCCTCGTTTCTTTGTAGGAGGATTCAGCGTCTTGAATACCCTGTCCCAGAATCCTTGAATTCCATAGTTTCCCTTGAAACAAGTGTGGTCAAAATCGTGAAAATCTGATGGAACGAAGAATATGGATAAAGAACTATGACCTTCTAGGTTGTAAACATTGCCTACAATAGTCCAGGCACATAGTTGGGTAATATCATATCCAAATATAAAAATAGGCAAAAGGTCTGTAATAGTAACAATAATATATTCAGTCAAACTTTTATGTCCAGCAACAAAACTTGATGAATCGGCAAACTCATGATGTTTCAGATGTATTTTCAGCAATAATTTTCTGTGGAGTAGCCAATGGGAAACGTAAAAACAGAAATCAGCAGTAATTATTCTCATCAAGAACCATCCAAAGTTTAGTAGCAAGCTATTTCCTCTACTGACCTCTGGCGCTAGATAGAGGATAATTAAAGCTGCTATCAAACTTCTGATTTCCCCAATAATGATACTTTTCGTAGTAAAAGAAGGAAATGATTGTTTTTTGACTTTTTTAACCCTGGCAGTAAATTTTTCTTTCCAAGCATCATTTTTTTTAATTACTTTTTCGATGAAAAGACCAATGTTATAAAATGATACAGAACCAACAAACCAGTATAAAAGTACCTGAGTTATAAAGTTGAGTTTGATATTGTGCAGCAGCCAATAGAATATTTGCTGAACAATTGTGCAACTAATAGTGATTTTTAAATAAAATTAAACCTCAAAACAAAAATCAAAAAATTTTTTCATCCCTGCGTCATTGTCGTAGTTATTTGATCCGATTCAATCTTTTTATGGAATCAGATTTTTTGTGCAAGCATAAATTAACATGAATTCGACGAATTTTTGTGGCTACAAACCTTATAAATAAAGGATTATTGAAGCCAAGGCTGAAAGAAAATCTTCAGCATTACTTGAGAATAAAGTCAACAATTGACCTATTCAGGAGTTACTGATTTTATTCTCAATAAGCTCAAGCATCTTTGGTCACAGCTATTTTCTAAACAATATGCTGATCAAAGGTTTTAGGCTTTAAAGCTCATTGAAATCATATTAAATTCAAGTATACATCATTTTTTACTGCTCCATTTGTTTGATAATGAAGATTTACAATCTTGAACCGGACATGACTTATGTTCCCATTTAATTGATCAGTTTCTTAGACTTCAGCCACTCATGCACAACTTCTTCAACCGGACGAGATTGATTATCAACTTGATAATTCATTTGTTGCATTTCTTCAGTGGAAATTAACCCAACTAATTGATTAATAGCTTCTCGTAACTCTGGATATTTTTCCAGAATTGCTTGATTGAATACTGGGACAGCTTCATAAGGTGGGAAGTATTTTTTGTCATCTTCTAAAATGACTAAATTTAAAACAGGAATTAAGCCATCTGTAGAATTAGCTGCTATCAAATCTACTTTCTTTTCTTTTAAGGCTTGATACATCAACCCTAATTCCATTTGCAGGGGAGGTTTGGTAAATTTAAAGCCATAAGTTTTAGCTAACCCTGGATAACCATCTTGCCGTTCCAGAAATTCATAACCAAATCCTGCTTGCATTTTAGGTGTATATTTAGCAGCTTCAGAAAGGGTTTTAATCTGCCACCGTTTAGCATCTTCACCCCGGATAATCATCGCAAAGGTGTTGTTAAATCCCAAAGATGGCATGACTTCTAATTGATATTTTTGGCTGTAGTCTTGTTTAATTTTTTCATATACAAGTTGAGAGTTACTAATAGGTTTCTGTTTTAAAATAGATGTAAAACTCGTTCCAGTATATTCTACATATCCAGCAATTTGCCCTGCTTTGACAGCTTCATGACAGATAAAAGTTCCGCCTAAATTTAAGCGCTTATCAACCCTTAATTTAGTATGAGATTCAATTTGTTGAGCCAGTAATTCTCCTAAAATAAATTGTTCCGTGAAATTTTTAGAGCCAATAATAATTGTTGGTGGTGTTAGCCAATAAGTAAAGCCAATTAATGCCGCGATTAATAACGTTAATATACTCAAATAAACAACAGTTCTACGATTAATTGTTATATTTTTTTCTCTTTGCTGTGTCAGATTTTTTTCTAACCATCCCAAGCTAAAATCTGCACCTAACGCAATCAAAGCGGCAGGTATCGCTCCAGCTAAAATTAGCTGATTATTCAGGGTGGAAATCCCCCTAAAAATAAACACCCCCAAACCACCGCCGCCAATTGCTGCGGCAATGGTAGCAATTCCCACAGAAATAACTGTTGCTACCCTAACTCCTGCCAAAATCACGCCTAAAGCTAGAGGAATTTCTACTTGAAATAGTAATTGGCTGTCTGTCATTCCCATCCCTCTTCCCGACTCTCGAATTGCCGGCTCAACACTATTAATGCCGATATAAGTGTTGCGAATTATTGGGAGCAAAGCATAAAGAATCAAGGTGACAATAGCCGGAATTTTGCCAATTCCTCCAATGAATGGCACCGAAATTAGAAA
It encodes the following:
- a CDS encoding polyribonucleotide nucleotidyltransferase, translated to MAEVDKSISFDGRDIRLKVGLLAPQAGGSVLIESGDTAVLVTATRSQAREGIDFLPLTVDYEERLYAAGRIPGGIMRREGRPPEKTILTSRLIDRPLRPLFPSWLRDDLQIVALTLSMDELVPPDVLAVTGASIATLIAQIPFNGPMAAVRVGLVGDDFIINPTYAEIEAGDLDLIVAGSPYGVIMVEAGANQLPERDIIEAIDFGYEAVRDLIKAQEDLVAELGLQLVHEAPPEVDQTLENYIRDRANDEIKKILSQFDLGKTERDAALDVVKEKIQTAIAELPEEDPIRVAATANSKALGNTFKDITKYFMRRQIVEDNVRVDGRKLDEVRPVSCQVDLLPKRVHGSGLFNRGLTQVLSACTLGTPGDAQNLNDDLQIDQHKRYLHHYNFPPFSVGETKPLRAPGRREIGHGALAERSLLPVLPTKEQFPYVIRVVSEVLSSNGSTSMGSVCGSTLALMDAGVPIIKPVSGAAMGLIKEGDEVRVLTDIQGIEDFLGDMDFKVAGTDTGITALQMDMKISGLSLDVIAQAVHQAKSARLHILEKMLACISEPRTETSPYAPRLLTIKIDSDMIGLVIGPGGKTIKGITEETGAKIDIEDDGTVTISAVDESKAKKARNIIQGMTRKLHEGDVYVGRVTRIIPIGAFVEFLPGKEGMIHISQLADYRVGKVEDEVAVGDEVIIKVREIDNKGRINLTRLGIHPDQAAAAREAAALNR
- a CDS encoding glycine betaine ABC transporter substrate-binding protein; this translates as MFFNRYFLEIILRTGEHLVLVVIAMVVAVSIGIPLGIFITRQPKLAQPIIGITNAIQTTPSLAIFGFLISVPFIGGIGKIPAIVTLILYALLPIIRNTYIGINSVEPAIRESGRGMGMTDSQLLFQVEIPLALGVILAGVRVATVISVGIATIAAAIGGGGLGVFIFRGISTLNNQLILAGAIPAALIALGADFSLGWLEKNLTQQREKNITINRRTVVYLSILTLLIAALIGFTYWLTPPTIIIGSKNFTEQFILGELLAQQIESHTKLRVDKRLNLGGTFICHEAVKAGQIAGYVEYTGTSFTSILKQKPISNSQLVYEKIKQDYSQKYQLEVMPSLGFNNTFAMIIRGEDAKRWQIKTLSEAAKYTPKMQAGFGYEFLERQDGYPGLAKTYGFKFTKPPLQMELGLMYQALKEKKVDLIAANSTDGLIPVLNLVILEDDKKYFPPYEAVPVFNQAILEKYPELREAINQLVGLISTEEMQQMNYQVDNQSRPVEEVVHEWLKSKKLIN
- the ovoA gene encoding 5-histidylcysteine sulfoxide synthase, whose product is MQNLKLFDTMISLQSAKPPKLDSCNSQVILDYFENAWQLEDTLMQSLVGEDTFYLNPDPLRNPLIFYLGHSAVFYINKLISVGLLEKRLNPDYEILFEIGVDPEKPEQLNAAIAHLNWPQVAETWEYRQQAYSVISEVIKTTPITLPIHPHHSLWALMMGIEHQRIHIETSSMLIRQLPIARVKRPPNWKYAAFNGYTPGNEMIEVPGGVVKLGKALDDPTYGWDIDYGDRTVEVQSFLASKYLITNGEFLYFVKAGGYENQDYWDEESWDWKIQNNITHPKFWLPENGNYKYRAMFNEMELPLDWPVEVNHYEAMAYCRWQGKDTRLMSESEYHLATYSNSLSEDIDNYNLNLKLGSPSPVGMLERGKNKSGLYDLRGNVWEWLSDNLNPLSGYKPHFLYEENSAIFFDTKHYMMLGGCWITNGTEALKYYRNWFRPNFYQHAGFRIVKNIKH
- a CDS encoding HPP family protein; this encodes MKDYLPKGRIYSTYLARLNYQNVQQKLKNYCFKIRGTRRSFCLDRPHHRHIFWSWCGSFIGIAATAYLSVKTNSPLLMAPFGATSVLIFGIPDSPLAQPRNVIGGNLVAALVSLTILHFFGSEPWAMGMAVATAIGMMQLTATLHPPSGAVALVVMMTKASWQFLLTPALEGSIILVLCAVVFNNLAQERTYPKYWF
- a CDS encoding sterol desaturase family protein — encoded protein: MIAALIILYLAPEVSRGNSLLLNFGWFLMRIITADFCFYVSHWLLHRKLLLKIHLKHHEFADSSSFVAGHKSLTEYIIVTITDLLPIFIFGYDITQLCAWTIVGNVYNLEGHSSLSIFFVPSDFHDFDHTCFKGNYGIQGFWDRVFKTLNPPTKKRGIMFPVSYFEDRTIKSSSN
- the egtD gene encoding L-histidine N(alpha)-methyltransferase, whose translation is MLTTSLKILNEHYQTLNNEGQDVIQGLTRTPKSLPPKYFYDDRGSELFEQICELPEYYPTRTEASILRQYADEIAQITGVCELVELGSGSSTKTLFLLDAYERLASYCRYIPIDVSRGIVQSSVLKLQQKYPAFFIEGLIGTYEQALAKLESTFASSRMIFFLGSSLGNFNPQECNIFLRKIAKTLQPGDYFLLGIDLQKPKEILEPAYNDSQGVTAAFNLNMLSHLNWRFQGNFDLHLFTHQAIYNQADAQIEMYLHCQKSHQVSLEALGLEVFFADGESILTEISRKFDLANMQKQLEAHGLKTLKIWTDPKQWFGLILCQA
- a CDS encoding DUF427 domain-containing protein, encoding MKPNPIPPQPGQESVWDYPRPAVLEDTNKHLRVICNGIVLAETNKGKRVLETSHPPSYYFPAEDIKLEHLIETPKKGLCEWKGLYEYYDVKVGDKYLKYAAWRYFDPTPDFVYIENFYGFIANLMDACYVNDELVTPQPGDFYGGWITADIVGPFKGSPGTMWW